The following proteins are co-located in the Acidobacteriota bacterium genome:
- the rpmD gene encoding 50S ribosomal protein L30 — MSETTRRQKPAAPAAPKGKTLKVTLVRSVIGYDKKQGEVVKGLGLRRIGHTVEVLDHPAMRGMIRKVRHMVTVE, encoded by the coding sequence ATGTCGGAAACCACCCGTCGACAGAAGCCGGCCGCGCCTGCCGCGCCGAAGGGCAAGACCCTGAAGGTCACCCTGGTGCGCAGCGTGATCGGGTACGACAAGAAGCAGGGCGAAGTCGTCAAGGGACTCGGCCTGCGCCGGATTGGCCACACCGTGGAGGTCCTCGATCATCCCGCCATGCGCGGCATGATCCGCAAGGTCCGCCACATGGTGACGGTCGAATAG
- the rplO gene encoding 50S ribosomal protein L15 produces the protein MDLSDLKPADGATHATKRVGRGQGSGNGKTAGRGHKGAKSRSGFKRKRGFEGGQMPLHRRLPKRGFTNIFRSEYAVINLDQLEKLFDAGTEVTPDVLHGRGLAQGSQKIKVLGRGELTRALTVKAHKFSGAAAEKIQAAGGTAETL, from the coding sequence ATGGATCTGAGCGATCTCAAGCCGGCCGACGGCGCGACGCATGCCACCAAGCGTGTGGGGCGCGGTCAGGGTTCGGGCAATGGCAAGACGGCCGGCCGCGGTCACAAGGGCGCGAAGTCGCGTTCGGGCTTCAAGCGCAAGCGCGGGTTCGAGGGCGGCCAGATGCCGCTGCACCGCCGCCTGCCGAAGCGCGGTTTCACGAACATCTTCCGGAGCGAGTACGCGGTCATCAACCTCGATCAGCTCGAGAAGCTGTTCGACGCCGGAACCGAGGTGACGCCGGACGTGCTGCACGGCCGGGGCCTCGCGCAGGGCAGCCAGAAGATCAAGGTGCTCGGCCGTGGTGAACTGACCCGGGCGCTGACCGTCAAGGCGCACAAGTTCAGTGGTGCCGCCGCGGAGAAGATCCAGGCGGCCGGCGGCACGGCAGAGACCCTCTGA